The following are from one region of the Vulpes vulpes isolate BD-2025 chromosome 14, VulVul3, whole genome shotgun sequence genome:
- the GID8 gene encoding glucose-induced degradation protein 8 homolog, with the protein MSYAEKPDEITKDEWMEKLNNLHVQRADMNRLIMNYLVTEGFKEAAEKFRMESGIEPSVDLETLDERIKIREMILKGQIQEAIALINSLHPELLDTNRYLYFHLQQQHLIELIRQRETEAALEFAQTQLAEQGEESRECLTEMERTLALLAFDNPEESPFGDLLHMMQRQKVWSEVNQAVLDYENRESTPKLAKLLKLLLWAQNELDQKKVKYPKMTDLSKGVIEEPK; encoded by the exons ATGAGTTATGCAGAAAAACCCGATGAAATCACGAAAGATGAGTGGATGGAGAAACTCAATAACTTGCATGTCCAGCGGGCAGACATGAACCGCCTCATCATGAACTACTTGGTCACAG AGGGCTTTAAGGAAGCAGCAGAGAAATTTCGAATGGAATCTGGGATTGAACCTAGTGTGGACCTAGAAACACTTGACGAGCGGATCAAAATCCGGGAGATGATCCTGAAAGGCCAGATCCAGGAGGCTATTGCGTTGATCAACAGTCTCCATCCAGAGCTCCTGGACACAAACCGGTACCTTTACTTCCACCTGCAA CAACAGCACCTCATAGAGCTGATCCGCCAGCGTGAGACCGAGGCAGCGCTGGAGTTCGCACAGACCCAGCTGGCCGAGCAAGGCGAGGAGAGCAGGGAATGCCTGACGGAGATGGAGCGCACTCTGGCCCTGCTGGCCTTTGACAACCCGGAAGAGTCGCCGTTTGGGGACCTGCTTCATATGATGCAGAGGCAGAAG GTGTGGAGTGAAGTTAACCAAGCTGTCCTAGATTATGAAAATCGTGAGTCAACACCCAAGCTGGCAAAATTACTGAAACTACTCCTTTGGGCTCAGAATGAGCTGGAccagaagaaagtaaaatatccCAAAATGACAGACCTCAGCAAAGGTGTGATCGAAGAGCCCAAGTAG